The Oncorhynchus nerka isolate Pitt River linkage group LG24, Oner_Uvic_2.0, whole genome shotgun sequence genome has a window encoding:
- the LOC115107981 gene encoding LOW QUALITY PROTEIN: actin-related protein 10-like (The sequence of the model RefSeq protein was modified relative to this genomic sequence to represent the inferred CDS: inserted 1 base in 1 codon), which yields MPLFEGLGSGGEKTAVVIDLGAAYTKCGFAGETGPRFIIPSEIQKPGQQQSIKVVQYNINTEELYSNLKEFIHMLYFRHLLVNPRDRRVVIIESILCPSHFRETLTKVFFKQFEVPSVLFAPSHLMAIMSLGINSGLVMDCGYTETLVLPVYECIPILPAWEALPLGGKAIHKELDGLLVEQCTVDSDSSTGQSLPTVIGAIPEEVVEDIKVRTCFISDLQRGLKIQEAKFNLGGTAERPTPPPDVDYPLDGEKILHIKGPIRDSVMEMLFEQDNEEKSVASLVLDALVKCPIDTRKALSENLVIIXGTAMLPGFLHRLLAEIRLLVEKPKYRDALATKSFRLHSPPAKPNCTAWLGGAIFGALQDILGSRSVSRDYYNQTGRIPDWCCLSSPPPESVYDAGKTPPPLMKRAFSTEK from the exons ATGCCCTTGTTTGAAGGgttggggagtggaggggagaaaaCTGCAGTAGTCATTGATTTAGGAGCAGCCTACACAAA ATGTGGCTTTGCTGGAGAGACGGGGCCCAGGTTCATAATTCCCAGCGAGATCCAGAAGCCTGGACAACAACAG TCTATCAAAGTAGTTCAGTACAACATCAACACAGAGGAGCTCTACTCCAACCTCAAGGAGTTCATCCACATGCTCTACTTCAG GCATCTGCTGGTCAACCCTCGTGACCGGAGAGTGGTGATCATCGAGTCaatcctctgcccctctcacttcAGAGAAACTCTCACCAAGGTCTTCTTCAAACAGTTTGAG GTGCCCTCGGTGCTGTTTGCCCCCAGCCACCTTATGGCCATAATGTCTCTGGGCATCAACTCAGGCCTGGTGATGGACTGTGGCTACACGGAGACACTGGTGCTGCCTGTGTATGAGTGCATCCCCATCCTGCCAGCCTGGGAAGCTCTGCCTTTGGGTGGAAAGGCCATTCATAA GGAGTTGGATGGGCTCCTGGtggaacagtgtacagtagactCAGACTCCAGTACTGGACAGAGTCTGCCTACAGTCATTG GCGCCATCCCAGAGGAGGTTGTAGAGGATATCAAAG TCAGGACCTGTTTCATCAGTGACCTACAGAGAGGCCTGAAGATCCAGGAGGCCAAGTTTAACCTGGGTGGCACGGCTGAG CGTCCAACACCACCCCCTGATGTTGATTACCCATTGGATGGGGAGAAGATTCTGCATATTAAGGGACCAATCAG GGACTCTGTGATGGAGATGCTGTTCGAGCAGGACAACGAGGAGAAGAGTGTGGCCTCTCTGGTGCTTGACGCTCTGGTCAAG TGTCCCATCGACACTCGTAAGGCTCTGTCTGAGAACCTGGTGATCA GGGGCACGGCCATGCTGCCTGGCTTCCTGCACCGGCTCCTGGCTGAGATACGCCTCCTGGTGGAGAAACCCAAGTACCGCGACGCCCTGGCCACCAAGAGCTTCAGGCTGCACAGTCCTCCAGCCAAACCCAACTGCACCGCATGGCTTGGAG GAGCAATCTTTGGAGCACTGCAGGACATCCTGGGTAGCCGCTCCGTGTCCCGTGACTACTACAACCAGACAGGCCGTATCCCTGACTGGTGCTGTCTCAGCTCCCCACCCCCAGAATCAGTATATGATGCAGGGAAGACCCCACCACCGCTCATGAAGAGAGCCTTCTCCACTGAGAAATAA